One region of Quercus lobata isolate SW786 chromosome 2, ValleyOak3.0 Primary Assembly, whole genome shotgun sequence genomic DNA includes:
- the LOC115976214 gene encoding oligosaccharyltransferase complex subunit ostc yields the protein MRSKSESQTLSNSTSNAAAAAMDSASSVDPIHHLLRLVAFNSFLLRPPKLRLKLPTLTLPSSMTVYALVLLTYFLVVSGFVYDVIVEPPGIGSVQDPATGSVRPVVFLQGRVNGQYIIEGLSSGFMFILGGLGIVLLDLGLDRNRARSVKVSYASAGISSVIIAYVMSMLFIRIKIPAYLR from the coding sequence ATGAGGTCCAAATCCGAAAGCCAAACCCTCTCCAACAGTACCAGCAACGCCGCCGCAGCAGCAATGGATTCAGCCTCGTCGGTTGACCCGATCCACCACCTGCTCCGTCTCGTAGCCTTCAACAGCTTCCTCCTCCGCCCCCCAAAGCTCCGCCTGAAGCTCCCAACCCTAACGCTCCCCTCCTCGATGACCGTCTACGCCCTCGTCCTCCTCACCTACTTCCTCGTCGTCTCCGGCTTCGTCTACGACGTCATCGTCGAGCCCCCCGGCATCGGCTCCGTCCAAGACCCGGCCACAGGATCCGTACGACCCGTCGTGTTCCTGCAGGGGCGAGTGAACGGCCAGTACATCATCGAGGGACTCTCGTCCGGGTTCATGTTCATTCTGGGTGGGCTGGGGATCGTGCTCTTGGATCTGGGTCTCGACCGCAACCGCGCCAGGAGCGTCAAGGTCTCCTACGCCTCCGCCGGCATCTCCTCCGTCATCATTGCCTATGTCATGAGTATGCTCTTTATTCGTATCAAGATCCCCGCTTATCTTAGATAA